A stretch of the Photobacterium sp. CCB-ST2H9 genome encodes the following:
- a CDS encoding regulatory protein ToxS — protein MSRSVTRSNLKRAYVPLLLLAFITLMFLGSLYYYFKSDHRINRFLASHDWESYTVTNVASTEAPGLGRLKKITEKSQVLFLPNHSYSRVTRMSMTNQSRIQLHLTITESGYWEVSGGYLQVRPKQFNKLKTGDENAFSNEQIMSVYQYFQANAEQSNRVDILTEYSVLLTGLNTRSQVLNAAP, from the coding sequence ATGTCGCGTTCAGTAACCCGTTCAAATTTGAAGCGAGCATATGTTCCGCTGCTGTTGCTGGCTTTTATCACACTGATGTTCCTCGGCAGCCTCTATTACTATTTCAAAAGCGATCACCGGATAAACCGTTTTCTGGCATCCCATGACTGGGAGTCCTACACCGTCACCAACGTGGCTTCAACGGAAGCGCCCGGTCTGGGACGCTTGAAAAAAATTACCGAAAAAAGCCAGGTTCTGTTTTTGCCGAATCACAGCTATTCACGAGTCACCCGCATGAGCATGACCAATCAAAGTCGTATTCAATTGCATCTGACAATCACAGAGTCCGGCTATTGGGAAGTCAGCGGCGGTTATCTGCAGGTTCGTCCGAAACAATTCAACAAGTTGAAGACCGGGGATGAGAACGCTTTCAGCAATGAACAAATCATGTCTGTTTATCAATATTTTCAGGCAAATGCTGAACAGAGTAACCGGGTTGATATTTTGACCGAGTATTCAGTTCTGCTCACCGGATTAAATACCCGCTCACAAGTCCTGAATGCGGCTCCTTAA
- the dnaX gene encoding DNA polymerase III subunit gamma/tau, with amino-acid sequence MSYQVLARKWRPHRFEDVVGQSHVLTALTNALTHNRLHHAYLFSGTRGVGKTTIARLFAKGLNCDQGITASPCGQCHTCLEIDQGRFVDLLEIDAASRTKVEDTRELLDNVQYQPARGRFKVYLIDEVHMLSRHSFNALLKTLEEPPEHVKFILATTDPQKLPVTILSRCLQFHLKHLDNVQIQQQLDHVLTEEGISFETKALSLLARAAEGSMRDALSLTDQAIALGNGQVQADTVAGMLGTLNTEQALYLLEAMAQGQAEPAMACLAELAAVGVAWDSLLSEMAAQLHRVAMYQVLPASLDTSLPDADRIVQLSQVMPPQDVQLHYQIALQGRQDLPLAPDGRTGLEMVMLRMLAFRPVAAGTLMPQSIPVPAAAPEPRASAPQVNQPDVRAAAPALQRPQQTVQSQAATPQVAPVAEPVQESSSVPVSTQAQMPAPAPQPEPAPTQPPSSPASGLLAARNKLRSKTKRGQESSEPKKAEPASVRKPAVSVLDRISSQHAGRRPQQAGQPMAPGNASQPSEPKPAEEYQWQPLSQPEVDHEPEVVVAPTALKQALEHEKTPEMAKQLVSEAANQDSWSDMVTKLNVDRLVQQLALNSAMSLEEQQLTLQLRPSQQHLDTPKARAQLSAALAEMLGQEIELQIELSDKGRSPLEWREFIYQQKLDQAKVSLQQDPNVSFICQRFSAVLDEESVRPV; translated from the coding sequence ATGAGTTATCAGGTTCTGGCACGCAAATGGCGGCCGCATCGATTTGAAGATGTGGTGGGCCAATCCCATGTCCTGACAGCGCTCACCAATGCGCTGACACATAACCGACTTCATCATGCCTATCTGTTCAGCGGAACCCGGGGCGTCGGTAAAACGACGATTGCCCGGCTGTTTGCCAAAGGGCTGAACTGCGATCAGGGGATTACGGCTTCTCCTTGCGGGCAGTGCCATACCTGTCTGGAAATTGACCAGGGACGCTTTGTCGATCTACTGGAAATTGATGCTGCTTCCAGAACCAAAGTTGAAGATACTCGTGAACTGCTGGATAACGTTCAGTATCAGCCTGCGCGCGGACGGTTTAAGGTTTATCTGATTGACGAAGTGCACATGTTGTCTCGTCACAGTTTCAATGCCTTACTGAAAACGCTTGAAGAGCCGCCAGAGCATGTGAAATTTATTCTGGCGACCACAGATCCGCAGAAATTGCCGGTCACGATCCTGTCGCGCTGTCTGCAGTTTCATTTAAAGCATCTGGATAATGTCCAAATTCAGCAGCAACTTGATCATGTCCTGACGGAAGAAGGGATCAGCTTCGAGACCAAAGCACTCAGCTTGCTGGCCCGGGCTGCTGAAGGCAGTATGCGTGATGCCCTCAGCCTGACCGATCAGGCTATTGCACTGGGTAATGGTCAGGTTCAGGCTGATACCGTAGCGGGGATGTTGGGCACACTCAACACGGAGCAGGCGCTCTATCTACTGGAGGCTATGGCGCAAGGGCAGGCGGAACCGGCGATGGCATGTCTCGCGGAACTGGCTGCGGTTGGTGTGGCGTGGGATAGTCTGCTCAGTGAAATGGCAGCCCAGTTACACCGAGTCGCTATGTATCAGGTCTTGCCTGCTTCGCTGGATACTTCTTTACCGGATGCGGACCGAATTGTTCAATTGAGTCAGGTGATGCCGCCTCAGGATGTCCAGCTGCATTATCAGATTGCACTTCAGGGCCGGCAGGACTTACCACTGGCTCCGGATGGTCGAACCGGGCTGGAAATGGTGATGCTGCGCATGCTTGCATTTCGGCCGGTTGCGGCCGGGACGCTGATGCCGCAGTCGATCCCGGTGCCTGCCGCTGCACCTGAGCCCAGAGCTTCGGCTCCGCAAGTGAATCAGCCGGATGTCAGAGCTGCCGCACCAGCGCTGCAACGACCTCAGCAAACGGTACAGTCACAGGCAGCTACTCCTCAGGTGGCACCGGTTGCTGAGCCGGTGCAAGAGTCATCATCTGTACCGGTCTCAACGCAAGCACAAATGCCAGCACCAGCACCGCAGCCAGAACCGGCGCCGACGCAGCCGCCGTCATCACCGGCTTCCGGTTTGCTGGCTGCCAGAAATAAGCTGCGCAGTAAAACAAAGCGTGGACAGGAGTCTTCCGAGCCAAAAAAGGCTGAACCGGCGTCAGTCAGAAAACCTGCTGTCAGTGTGCTTGACCGGATTTCGAGTCAGCATGCAGGCCGTCGACCTCAGCAGGCTGGACAACCCATGGCGCCGGGGAACGCATCGCAACCTTCAGAGCCGAAACCGGCTGAAGAATATCAGTGGCAGCCGCTTAGTCAGCCTGAAGTTGATCATGAGCCTGAAGTGGTGGTTGCACCCACAGCACTGAAGCAAGCGCTGGAGCACGAAAAAACGCCTGAAATGGCAAAACAGCTTGTCAGTGAAGCGGCAAATCAGGATAGTTGGTCCGACATGGTGACGAAGCTGAATGTTGACCGTCTTGTTCAGCAATTAGCATTGAATTCTGCAATGTCGCTGGAAGAGCAGCAGCTTACTCTGCAATTGCGCCCGTCTCAGCAACATTTGGATACGCCGAAAGCCAGAGCGCAATTGAGCGCGGCACTGGCTGAGATGCTGGGACAAGAGATAGAATTACAGATAGAACTCAGTGATAAAGGACGATCGCCGTTGGAGTGGCGGGAGTTCATTTATCAGCAAAAACTGGATCAGGCTAAAGTCAGTCTGCAGCAGGATCCGAACGTTTCCTTCATCTGTCAGCGATTCAGTGCTGTACTGGATGAAGAAAGCGTAAGACCCGTCTAA
- the adk gene encoding adenylate kinase → MRIILLGAPGAGKGTQAQFIMEKFGIPQISTGDMLRAAIKAGTELGKQAKAVIDAGQLVSDDIILGLVKERIAEDDCAQGFLLDGFPRTIPQADGLKEIGVDVDYVIEFDVPDSVIVERMAGRRVHLASGRTYHAVYNPPKVEGQDDVTGEELVIREDDKEETVRARLGVYHNQTAPLISYYSKEAEAGHTTYIKIDGTQPVADVSAELSAALSK, encoded by the coding sequence ATGCGCATCATTCTTCTGGGCGCTCCAGGTGCAGGTAAAGGCACACAGGCACAATTCATTATGGAGAAGTTTGGTATTCCTCAAATTTCGACTGGTGATATGCTGCGTGCGGCAATCAAAGCGGGTACTGAGCTGGGTAAGCAAGCGAAAGCCGTGATTGACGCAGGTCAGCTGGTGTCTGACGATATTATTCTGGGTCTGGTCAAAGAGCGTATTGCTGAAGACGACTGTGCACAAGGCTTCCTGCTGGACGGTTTCCCACGCACGATTCCTCAGGCTGATGGCCTGAAAGAAATCGGTGTAGACGTGGATTATGTGATTGAATTCGATGTTCCGGACAGCGTGATTGTTGAGCGTATGGCTGGTCGTCGTGTTCACCTGGCATCAGGCCGTACTTACCACGCGGTTTACAATCCGCCAAAAGTGGAAGGTCAAGATGACGTGACTGGCGAAGAGCTTGTGATTCGTGAAGATGACAAAGAAGAAACAGTTCGCGCGCGCCTGGGTGTTTACCACAATCAAACTGCACCACTAATCAGCTACTACAGCAAAGAAGCGGAAGCAGGCCACACGACTTACATCAAGATTGACGGCACTCAGCCAGTTGCGGATGTAAGCGCAGAGCTGTCAGCAGCACTGTCGAAGTAA
- the hemH gene encoding ferrochelatase: MENQGIGVLLVNLGTPDEATPAAVKRFLAEFLSDPRVVDLSPWIWRPVLFGAILPIRSPKVAKLYQSVWMEEGSPLMVYSQRQRDALEARLGIPVALGMTYGNPGIQSALAKLSDQGCRKIVVLPLYPQYSRTTTAAVFDKIAASLKQTAYLPELRFINHYQDHPAYIQALAESVSDFWAKQGEPDYLLCSYHGIPKRYADLGDPYPVHCNETTALLAESLEMPREKMSMSYQSIFGREEWLKPYTEPTIIELAQKGVQRLDVVCPAFSVDCLETIEEIAEGCKEAFLKAGGKEFNLIPCLNDSSAHIGMMEALVQQQIQNW; encoded by the coding sequence ATGGAAAATCAAGGTATTGGTGTACTTTTAGTGAATCTGGGTACGCCGGATGAAGCAACACCTGCTGCCGTGAAACGGTTTCTGGCAGAGTTTCTGAGTGATCCTCGTGTCGTTGATCTGTCCCCCTGGATCTGGCGTCCGGTTCTGTTTGGTGCGATCCTGCCCATTCGTTCTCCGAAAGTAGCAAAACTGTACCAGTCCGTATGGATGGAAGAAGGTTCACCGCTGATGGTGTATTCCCAGCGTCAGCGGGATGCGCTGGAAGCGAGACTGGGTATTCCTGTGGCTCTGGGAATGACCTATGGTAATCCCGGGATTCAGTCTGCGCTGGCAAAACTCAGTGATCAGGGCTGCCGTAAAATTGTGGTTCTGCCTTTGTATCCGCAGTATTCACGCACGACTACTGCCGCTGTGTTCGACAAAATTGCAGCCAGTCTGAAGCAGACCGCTTATCTGCCGGAACTGAGGTTCATCAATCATTATCAGGATCATCCGGCATATATTCAGGCTTTAGCAGAATCTGTTTCTGATTTCTGGGCCAAGCAGGGAGAGCCCGATTATTTGCTTTGTTCCTATCACGGCATCCCCAAACGATACGCGGATCTGGGTGACCCTTACCCGGTTCACTGCAATGAAACTACAGCATTGCTTGCCGAATCTCTGGAAATGCCTCGTGAGAAAATGAGCATGAGTTATCAGTCGATTTTTGGCCGGGAAGAATGGCTCAAGCCTTATACAGAGCCGACAATCATTGAGCTGGCCCAAAAAGGGGTACAACGGCTGGATGTGGTTTGTCCGGCATTTTCGGTGGATTGCCTGGAAACCATTGAAGAAATTGCAGAAGGATGCAAAGAAGCTTTCCTGAAAGCAGGCGGTAAGGAATTCAATCTTATCCCGTGTCTGAACGACAGCTCGGCGCACATCGGAATGATGGAAGCTTTGGTCCAGCAGCAAATTCAAAACTGGTAA
- a CDS encoding YbaB/EbfC family nucleoid-associated protein encodes MFGKGGMANMMKQAQQMQERMQKMQEEIANMEVIGEAGAGLVKVTLTGSHSVRRVELDDSLMEDDKDMLEDLIAAAFNDAARRIEEAQKEKMASVTGGMNLPAGFKMPF; translated from the coding sequence ATGTTTGGTAAAGGTGGTATGGCGAACATGATGAAGCAGGCGCAGCAGATGCAAGAGCGCATGCAGAAGATGCAAGAAGAAATCGCCAACATGGAAGTGATTGGTGAAGCTGGTGCCGGCCTGGTGAAGGTGACACTGACTGGCAGCCATAGCGTGCGTCGTGTTGAGCTGGATGACAGCCTGATGGAAGACGACAAAGATATGCTGGAAGATCTGATTGCAGCTGCATTCAATGATGCTGCACGCCGCATCGAAGAAGCCCAGAAAGAAAAAATGGCCAGCGTGACAGGTGGTATGAACCTGCCAGCCGGCTTTAAGATGCCATTCTAA
- the htpG gene encoding molecular chaperone HtpG — MSEQTLEKNKETRGFQSEVKQLLHLMIHSLYSNKEIFLRELISNASDAADKLRFRALSAPELYENDGELAVRLSFDEKNGTVTISDNGIGMTRDEVIEHLGTIAKSGTKDFFAKLSEEQSKDSQLIGQFGVGFYSSFIVADAVTVNTRAAGASAEQAVCWHSTGEGDYTVEDIEKSTRGTEIILHLREDEKEFLSEYRLRNIISKYSDHIGIPVLMETAERDEEGNETGKQWEQVNKAQALWTRSKSEISDEEYQEFYKHVSHDYAEPLSWSHNRVEGQQDYTSLLYIPSKAPFDLYNRDSKHGLKLYVQRVFIMDDAEQFMPMYLRFMRGLIDSNDLPLNVSREILQDNKVTQALRKACTKRALSMLEKLAKKEDEYQRFWKEFGQVLKEGAAEDFANREKIAGLLRFSTTHNDTAEQTVSLADYVSRMKEGQDKIYYITADSFNAAKNSPHLEQFRTKGLEVVLMHDRIDEWLMGYLPEFDGKQFQSITKAGLDLSSFDGEEEKEAQKQTEEAFASVVERTKAYLGERVQDVRTTFKLQDTPAVVVTDENEMGTQMAKLLAAAGHEAPEVKYIFELNPNHPVVNRMADEADEEAFGRWVEMLLGQAMLAERGSMEDPSQFLSAVNKLLAQ, encoded by the coding sequence ATGAGCGAGCAAACCCTGGAAAAGAATAAAGAGACACGTGGCTTTCAATCTGAAGTGAAGCAATTACTTCATTTAATGATTCATTCACTGTACTCAAATAAAGAGATTTTTTTACGGGAGCTGATTTCCAATGCTTCCGATGCGGCGGATAAATTGCGTTTCCGTGCGCTTTCTGCCCCTGAGCTGTATGAAAATGATGGCGAGCTGGCTGTTCGTCTGTCATTTGATGAAAAAAACGGGACAGTCACGATCAGCGACAATGGTATCGGGATGACCCGTGATGAGGTGATTGAACACCTGGGTACCATTGCCAAATCAGGGACGAAAGACTTTTTCGCCAAGTTGAGTGAAGAGCAGAGTAAAGACTCGCAACTGATTGGTCAGTTTGGTGTGGGTTTCTATTCTTCCTTTATTGTTGCTGATGCTGTGACGGTCAATACCCGTGCAGCAGGTGCGTCAGCTGAGCAGGCCGTTTGCTGGCATTCGACCGGTGAAGGCGATTACACCGTTGAGGATATCGAGAAATCGACCCGCGGAACCGAAATTATTCTGCATCTGCGTGAAGATGAAAAAGAATTCCTGAGTGAATACCGTTTGCGCAATATCATCAGCAAGTATTCGGATCACATTGGCATTCCGGTGCTGATGGAAACGGCTGAACGCGATGAGGAAGGCAACGAAACGGGTAAGCAATGGGAGCAGGTCAACAAGGCTCAGGCGCTGTGGACCCGCAGTAAATCTGAAATTTCTGATGAAGAATATCAGGAATTCTATAAGCACGTCTCTCATGATTATGCTGAACCACTGAGCTGGAGCCACAACCGTGTGGAAGGTCAGCAGGATTACACCAGCTTGCTGTATATTCCGTCAAAAGCCCCTTTTGACTTATATAACCGTGACAGCAAGCACGGCCTGAAACTGTATGTACAGCGCGTCTTTATCATGGATGACGCGGAACAGTTCATGCCGATGTATCTGCGCTTTATGCGCGGCCTGATTGATTCAAATGACCTGCCGCTGAACGTTTCCCGCGAGATCCTGCAGGATAACAAAGTGACTCAGGCACTGCGTAAAGCCTGCACTAAGCGTGCACTGTCGATGCTGGAAAAACTGGCGAAGAAAGAAGACGAATATCAGCGTTTCTGGAAAGAGTTCGGCCAGGTACTAAAAGAAGGTGCGGCAGAAGACTTCGCGAATCGTGAAAAAATTGCCGGTCTGCTGCGTTTCAGTACGACTCACAACGATACCGCTGAACAAACGGTGTCTCTGGCCGATTACGTCAGCCGGATGAAAGAAGGTCAGGACAAGATTTACTACATCACGGCAGACAGCTTCAATGCCGCGAAGAACAGCCCTCATCTGGAGCAGTTCCGCACGAAGGGTCTGGAAGTGGTGCTGATGCATGACCGGATCGACGAGTGGCTGATGGGTTACCTGCCTGAGTTCGACGGGAAACAGTTCCAGTCCATCACCAAAGCCGGTCTGGATCTGTCCAGCTTTGATGGTGAGGAAGAAAAAGAAGCACAGAAGCAAACGGAAGAAGCCTTTGCGTCCGTTGTTGAGCGCACCAAAGCTTATCTGGGTGAGCGTGTGCAGGACGTTCGTACCACTTTCAAGCTGCAGGATACGCCTGCTGTAGTGGTCACAGACGAAAATGAGATGGGAACACAGATGGCGAAACTGCTGGCGGCTGCCGGCCATGAGGCGCCTGAAGTGAAATACATCTTTGAGCTGAATCCAAATCATCCGGTGGTGAACCGGATGGCAGATGAAGCCGATGAAGAAGCTTTCGGCCGCTGGGTTGAAATGCTGCTTGGTCAGGCGATGCTGGCGGAGCGTGGGTCGATGGAAGACCCGTCGCAGTTCCTGTCGGCAGTGAATAAGCTGCTGGCTCAGTAA
- a CDS encoding inosine/guanosine kinase encodes MKFPGQRKSKHYFPVHARDPLLTQASSRPLARTHVVGIDQTLVDIEACVDDEFLSRYSLSKGHSLVIAEDAAEALYRELKENDLIRHEFAGGTIGNTLHNYSVLADDKSVLLGVMSQDIQIGSYAYRYLVNTSSRMDLNHLQPVDGPIGRCFALITPDGERTFAINEGRMNQLEPDNISESIFERASALVLTAYLVRCKEGDPMPEATMRAIEYAKKYDVPVVLTLGTKFVIADDPQWWRDFLKEHVTVVAMNEDEAEALTGYSDPLQAADKALDWVDFVLCTAGPVGLYTAGYTEESTKRKTSLPLLPGEIPEFNRYEFSRPMMKAGCETPIRVYSHIAPYMGGPERIKNTNGAGDGALSALLHDMAANRYHKENVPKSSKHSYDFLTYSSFSQICLYSNRVSYEVLAQHSPRLSRGLPEREDSLEEAYWER; translated from the coding sequence ATGAAATTTCCTGGTCAACGTAAATCAAAACACTATTTTCCTGTTCATGCCCGAGATCCCCTTCTGACTCAGGCCAGCTCGCGACCTCTTGCCCGTACGCATGTCGTCGGTATTGATCAGACCCTGGTGGATATTGAAGCCTGTGTGGATGATGAATTCCTGAGTCGTTACTCGCTCAGCAAAGGCCATTCTCTGGTGATTGCTGAAGATGCAGCCGAAGCACTGTACCGTGAACTGAAAGAGAATGATCTGATTCGTCATGAGTTTGCCGGCGGTACCATTGGTAATACGCTCCATAATTACTCTGTGCTGGCTGATGACAAGTCGGTTCTTCTTGGGGTGATGAGCCAGGATATTCAGATTGGCAGTTATGCCTACCGGTATCTGGTAAATACCTCCAGCCGTATGGATTTGAACCATCTTCAGCCTGTGGATGGCCCGATCGGACGTTGTTTTGCGTTGATCACTCCCGATGGCGAGCGCACATTTGCCATTAACGAAGGACGAATGAACCAGCTGGAGCCAGACAACATTTCTGAATCCATTTTTGAGCGTGCTTCAGCGCTGGTTCTGACGGCGTATCTGGTTCGCTGTAAAGAAGGCGATCCGATGCCGGAAGCGACAATGCGTGCTATCGAATATGCGAAAAAATACGATGTGCCTGTTGTCCTCACGCTGGGAACCAAGTTTGTAATTGCGGATGATCCTCAGTGGTGGCGTGATTTTCTGAAGGAGCATGTCACCGTTGTCGCGATGAACGAAGACGAAGCGGAAGCCCTGACCGGGTATTCTGATCCGCTGCAGGCCGCCGACAAAGCGCTGGATTGGGTTGATTTTGTTTTATGTACGGCTGGACCGGTCGGTTTGTATACGGCGGGTTATACAGAAGAGAGCACCAAGCGTAAAACCAGCCTGCCGTTGCTGCCGGGTGAAATTCCTGAGTTCAATCGCTATGAATTCAGTCGTCCAATGATGAAAGCGGGCTGTGAGACGCCGATCCGGGTGTATTCGCACATTGCGCCTTATATGGGTGGACCTGAGCGCATCAAGAACACCAATGGTGCAGGGGACGGTGCTTTGTCTGCGCTGCTGCACGATATGGCTGCCAATCGTTATCACAAAGAAAATGTGCCGAAATCCAGTAAGCACAGTTACGATTTCCTGACTTATTCGTCATTTTCCCAGATTTGCCTGTACTCGAACCGGGTCAGTTATGAAGTACTGGCGCAGCACTCACCTCGTCTGTCGCGTGGTTTGCCTGAGCGGGAAGACAGTCTGGAAGAGGCATACTGGGAACGTTAA
- a CDS encoding transcriptional regulator, producing MEQAHCKFLIGQRFIFSPNHNSLVDNTQSEDTIHLGINESRALHRMLTEPGTIISRQEMHDYIWRDQGFEVDDSSLTQAISTLRRYLQDSTRSPAFIKTIPKRGYQMIASVDRIDDRPAESGEIQQNDPEPEAILNSHIILAATTAPTDKQIADTDAVQVNPVISTAATMPEHKISGHKQHRYQLTLVTALLLCVVLPLWAYFSPPPTSSAFYPAFSYQGIPVLIPSETVMTDAWYPLIRQCIAAHIQTHGKTSTPARVIVTGGRHNQLWINLIYGTADYRNNMTLTIVTLDKEREQPCRVQ from the coding sequence ATGGAACAAGCGCATTGTAAATTTCTGATTGGCCAACGATTTATATTTTCACCGAACCACAACAGTCTGGTTGACAATACTCAGTCTGAAGACACCATCCATTTAGGCATCAATGAAAGCCGGGCCTTACACCGGATGCTGACTGAGCCAGGCACCATTATTTCCCGGCAGGAAATGCATGACTATATCTGGCGGGATCAGGGATTCGAAGTGGATGATTCCAGCCTGACCCAGGCCATTTCAACCCTGCGGCGATATCTGCAGGATTCAACCCGCTCTCCTGCCTTTATCAAAACGATTCCGAAACGCGGCTACCAGATGATTGCCAGTGTCGATCGCATTGACGACCGCCCGGCCGAATCCGGTGAAATACAGCAAAATGATCCGGAACCGGAGGCGATTCTCAACTCGCACATCATTCTCGCTGCCACAACTGCGCCAACAGACAAGCAGATAGCAGACACTGACGCCGTTCAGGTTAATCCTGTGATTTCAACCGCCGCGACTATGCCCGAACACAAAATATCCGGACACAAGCAGCATCGTTACCAACTCACTCTGGTGACTGCCCTGCTACTCTGTGTCGTGCTGCCACTCTGGGCTTATTTTAGTCCGCCGCCAACCTCAAGTGCTTTCTATCCGGCGTTCAGTTATCAGGGGATACCGGTGCTCATCCCCAGTGAAACGGTCATGACAGACGCCTGGTATCCGCTGATCAGACAATGTATTGCAGCCCATATCCAAACGCACGGCAAAACATCCACGCCAGCCCGGGTCATTGTCACTGGCGGAAGACATAATCAGCTTTGGATAAACCTGATATATGGAACCGCGGACTACCGGAACAACATGACACTCACCATTGTGACACTGGACAAGGAAAGGGAGCAGCCATGTCGCGTTCAGTAA
- the recR gene encoding recombination mediator RecR has product MRTSPLLEQLMDALRCLPGVGPKSAQRMAFSLLQRNRQGGLQLADMLGKAMTEIGHCRDCRTFTEEDVCAICENPRRQESGQICVVESPADIMAVEATGQFSGRYFVLMGHLSPLDGIGPSDIGLDMLEYRLQNEQIAELILATNPTVEGEATAHYIAELCQAYQVPASRIAHGVPVGGELELVDGTTLSHSIAGRQKLY; this is encoded by the coding sequence ATGCGCACCAGTCCGTTACTTGAGCAGTTGATGGACGCGCTGCGCTGCTTGCCCGGCGTCGGGCCGAAGTCTGCACAGCGTATGGCTTTCAGCCTGCTGCAACGAAACCGTCAGGGAGGCTTGCAGCTGGCTGATATGCTGGGTAAAGCCATGACTGAGATTGGCCATTGCCGCGATTGCCGCACTTTTACAGAAGAAGATGTGTGCGCAATTTGTGAGAATCCGCGCCGCCAGGAAAGTGGGCAGATCTGTGTGGTGGAAAGCCCGGCAGATATCATGGCCGTTGAAGCAACCGGTCAGTTTTCTGGCCGTTATTTTGTGCTGATGGGGCATCTGTCTCCACTGGACGGAATCGGTCCGAGTGATATCGGGCTAGATATGCTGGAATACCGATTGCAGAACGAGCAGATTGCCGAACTGATTCTGGCAACCAACCCGACGGTTGAAGGAGAGGCTACCGCGCACTATATCGCTGAGTTGTGTCAGGCCTATCAGGTGCCTGCCAGCCGAATCGCACATGGTGTCCCGGTCGGTGGTGAGCTGGAGCTGGTTGATGGGACAACTCTGTCACATTCAATTGCTGGCCGGCAGAAGCTGTATTAA